In Parafrankia irregularis, one DNA window encodes the following:
- a CDS encoding histidine kinase: MVVRRPSWAGWHRRDLGTPADRATFTTLHTASQAAPHLRAGLTRDGAVRSVRHLRTLLGTDAVALVDTATTLAWDGSGGHHAPAASGHAQPVLRDGRTLVLGPAEIACDDAACPLRAAVIVPVTSEGQVVGALAAYVPDVGASLVRAAVEVARWVSAQIELAELEASRTRAVEAELRALRAQISPHFVHNSLAAIASFVRTDPERARELLLEFADFTRYAFRRGGEFTTLADEMRNIERYLELEKARFGSRLRVQVLVAPEVLPVVVPFLCVQPLVENAVRHGLEGRSGVGKVSLGAMDDGARAHIWVEDDGAGCDPEVIRRALAGDPAGDSIGLGNVDARLRQVFGDDCGLVVETAPGAGTKVSFRVPKYAPGVRPD; this comes from the coding sequence GTGGTGGTGCGGCGTCCGTCCTGGGCCGGTTGGCACCGCCGGGATCTCGGGACGCCGGCTGACCGGGCCACCTTCACGACTTTGCACACCGCCTCGCAGGCCGCGCCGCACCTGCGCGCCGGACTGACGCGGGACGGGGCGGTCCGCTCCGTCCGGCATCTGCGCACGCTGCTCGGCACCGATGCCGTGGCCCTCGTCGACACCGCCACGACGCTGGCGTGGGACGGTTCCGGCGGTCATCACGCGCCGGCGGCCAGCGGGCACGCCCAGCCGGTGCTGCGCGATGGTCGCACGCTGGTACTCGGGCCGGCGGAGATCGCCTGCGACGACGCGGCCTGCCCGCTGCGCGCGGCGGTGATCGTGCCGGTGACCAGCGAGGGCCAGGTCGTCGGCGCCCTCGCCGCCTACGTGCCGGATGTCGGTGCGAGCCTGGTACGCGCGGCGGTGGAGGTGGCCCGCTGGGTGTCCGCGCAGATCGAGCTGGCGGAGCTGGAGGCGTCCCGGACGCGGGCCGTCGAGGCGGAGCTGCGGGCGCTGCGGGCGCAGATCAGCCCGCACTTCGTCCACAACTCGCTGGCCGCGATCGCGTCGTTCGTGCGCACCGACCCGGAACGGGCCCGGGAGCTGCTGCTGGAGTTCGCGGACTTCACCCGGTACGCCTTCCGGCGCGGCGGCGAGTTCACCACGCTCGCCGACGAGATGCGCAACATCGAGCGCTACCTGGAGCTGGAGAAGGCCCGCTTCGGGTCCCGGCTGCGGGTGCAGGTGCTTGTCGCACCGGAGGTGCTGCCGGTGGTGGTCCCGTTCCTGTGCGTGCAGCCGCTGGTGGAGAACGCCGTCCGGCACGGGCTGGAAGGCCGGTCCGGCGTCGGGAAGGTCTCCCTCGGCGCGATGGACGACGGTGCCCGGGCCCACATCTGGGTCGAGGACGACGGCGCAGGCTGTGATCCCGAGGTGATCCGCCGCGCCCTGGCCGGCGACCCGGCCGGCGACTCGATCGGCCTCGGCAACGTGGACGCCCGGCTGCGCCAGGTCTTCGGCGACGACTGCGGGCTGGTCGTCGAGACGGCCCCCGGCGCCGGGACCAAGGTCAGCTTCCGTGTCCCGAAGTACGCGCCTGGCGTCCGCCCCGACTGA
- a CDS encoding carbonic anhydrase yields the protein MSDFDPAVSTPAEALAVLQEGNARFVRGERLHPNQDADRRSAVAPRQQPFAVLFGCSDSRLAAEIIFDRGLGDLFVVRTAGHVAGPEVLGSIEYGVSVLGAPLVVVLGHDACGAVTAASEADRDGSAPAGYIGDLVERVMPSVLSARAAGHTDIDSFVHTHIRRTVDGLVGRSVLLATEVAAGRCAVVGLSYQLAGGTVSVVNSHGPVPAASR from the coding sequence GTGTCCGATTTCGATCCTGCTGTTTCCACACCTGCCGAGGCACTCGCGGTCCTGCAGGAAGGCAACGCGCGTTTTGTGCGGGGCGAACGGCTGCACCCGAACCAGGACGCCGACCGGCGATCGGCGGTGGCGCCCAGGCAGCAGCCGTTCGCCGTGCTGTTCGGATGTTCCGATTCGCGGCTGGCAGCCGAGATCATCTTCGATCGAGGGCTGGGAGACCTCTTCGTGGTCCGGACCGCCGGGCATGTTGCGGGGCCCGAGGTGCTCGGCAGCATCGAGTACGGCGTGAGCGTGCTCGGCGCGCCCCTCGTCGTCGTTCTCGGACACGACGCGTGTGGCGCCGTCACCGCGGCGTCCGAGGCGGATCGGGACGGGAGCGCGCCGGCGGGCTATATCGGGGACCTCGTCGAGCGGGTCATGCCAAGCGTGCTGTCCGCGAGGGCAGCCGGGCACACCGACATCGACTCGTTCGTGCACACGCACATCCGGCGGACGGTGGACGGCCTGGTCGGCCGGTCAGTCCTGCTCGCGACCGAGGTCGCCGCGGGACGATGTGCGGTGGTCGGCCTGTCCTACCAGCTCGCGGGGGGCACCGTCAGCGTGGTCAACAGCCACGGACCGGTGCCCGCGGCCTCCCGATGA
- the pstS gene encoding phosphate ABC transporter substrate-binding protein PstS yields the protein MDGSRGRAVDVPGVDPLDDDDPRTVGPYTVLGRLGGGGMGTVYLARRDGQSPPVALKVIRGDLARVPEFRERFLREAHAAQRVARFCTAEVLDVSVDGRRPYLVTEFIDGPDLSTAVRKRGPLPITELERLAVAVASALTAIHAAGVVHRDLKPGNIMLSSSGARVIDFGIARALDVTTMMTQGGIGTPAFMAPEQALGQPVTAAADVYAWGGVLLFAGTGRLPYGEAPTPVILYRAVNEEPDLTGLDAGLRPLVERAMRKDPAERPTAHDLFLELVGGRPTPAPALGSTAPGPSVTGPLVPEPAVLAAFDETLPVSAPPSLPGPPPRLVHQGDPPFRDGPPHQESDDVPVPVPVRSRRSRGRLLGALASAALVLTLVVVLAVVRMGDDDTGGARAETPGGATATSAASSSSAPEASSMSDVSCATGAIVAEGSTAQKSAMDQWITNYQNHCSGATITYQPTGSGSGRARFAAAQVDFAGSDSMLEGDQKRGADARCTDGVAAELPMAVTPIAIVYNLPGVDGLRLSPATLAGIFSGQILVWNASEISADNPGVKLPNTAIQGVHRSDSGGVTDTLTTFLDAAAGDAWTYGSGVDWEAPGGVGAKGSDGLAATVKGTPNSVGYLDLRSAESAGLQTARIENGAGKFTDVSTGGVTEGLSSARITGTGGDLSFVNDYSAMTAGAYAIYLVTYEIVCTRGLEFSQSALVRSFLTYVSSAAGQGAAAALGYAPLPEGLRSEVQAVIDGIT from the coding sequence ATGGACGGTTCGAGGGGGCGTGCCGTGGACGTACCGGGCGTGGATCCGCTGGACGACGACGACCCGCGAACCGTCGGCCCGTACACGGTGTTGGGCCGTCTCGGTGGTGGCGGGATGGGCACGGTGTACCTGGCGCGCCGTGACGGGCAGAGCCCGCCCGTCGCGCTGAAGGTGATCCGCGGTGACCTCGCGCGGGTGCCCGAGTTCCGCGAGAGGTTCCTGCGCGAGGCGCACGCCGCGCAGCGGGTCGCGAGGTTCTGCACCGCGGAGGTGCTCGACGTCAGCGTGGACGGCCGGCGCCCCTACCTGGTCACCGAATTCATCGACGGCCCCGACCTGTCGACCGCGGTGCGGAAGCGGGGCCCGCTGCCGATCACGGAGCTGGAACGGCTCGCGGTGGCCGTCGCCTCGGCGCTGACCGCGATCCACGCCGCCGGCGTGGTCCACCGTGACCTCAAACCGGGCAACATCATGCTGTCGTCGTCCGGGGCGCGCGTCATCGACTTCGGCATCGCCCGCGCCCTCGACGTGACGACGATGATGACCCAGGGCGGTATCGGCACACCGGCCTTCATGGCCCCCGAGCAGGCTCTCGGCCAGCCGGTGACGGCCGCGGCGGACGTCTACGCCTGGGGCGGCGTGCTCCTGTTCGCCGGTACGGGACGGCTGCCCTACGGTGAGGCACCCACGCCTGTGATCCTCTACCGCGCGGTCAACGAGGAACCGGACCTCACCGGCCTGGACGCGGGCCTGCGGCCCCTCGTCGAACGCGCCATGCGCAAGGACCCGGCCGAGCGCCCGACCGCACACGACCTCTTCCTCGAACTGGTGGGCGGCCGCCCCACCCCCGCACCTGCCCTCGGGTCGACAGCGCCTGGGCCGTCCGTCACCGGGCCGCTGGTTCCGGAGCCGGCGGTTCTCGCGGCGTTCGACGAGACGCTGCCGGTCTCGGCGCCGCCGTCGTTACCAGGGCCGCCGCCTCGCCTGGTCCATCAGGGTGACCCGCCGTTCCGGGACGGTCCGCCCCATCAGGAATCGGATGACGTCCCGGTCCCAGTCCCGGTCCGCAGCCGTCGGTCCCGTGGTCGGCTGCTCGGGGCGTTGGCCTCGGCCGCGCTCGTCCTCACGCTCGTGGTCGTGCTCGCAGTCGTCCGGATGGGCGATGACGACACGGGGGGTGCGCGGGCCGAGACCCCGGGCGGAGCCACGGCGACCTCGGCGGCCTCCTCCTCGTCCGCTCCCGAAGCCTCGTCCATGTCTGATGTCTCCTGCGCCACCGGAGCGATCGTCGCGGAGGGATCCACCGCCCAGAAGAGCGCGATGGATCAGTGGATCACGAACTACCAGAACCACTGCTCGGGCGCGACGATCACCTACCAGCCCACCGGCTCGGGCTCCGGACGCGCGCGGTTCGCCGCCGCGCAGGTCGACTTCGCGGGCTCGGACTCGATGCTCGAGGGTGACCAGAAGCGCGGGGCCGACGCACGCTGCACGGATGGCGTCGCCGCGGAGCTTCCGATGGCCGTCACGCCGATCGCGATTGTCTACAACCTGCCCGGTGTGGACGGTCTGCGGCTGTCTCCCGCCACGCTCGCCGGGATCTTCTCCGGCCAGATCCTCGTCTGGAACGCATCGGAGATCTCCGCCGACAACCCCGGTGTGAAACTGCCCAACACGGCGATACAGGGTGTTCACCGCTCGGACAGTGGCGGCGTCACCGACACCCTGACAACGTTCCTGGACGCCGCCGCCGGGGACGCCTGGACGTACGGCTCGGGCGTGGACTGGGAGGCCCCCGGCGGTGTGGGGGCGAAAGGCAGCGACGGCCTCGCGGCGACCGTCAAGGGCACACCGAACTCCGTCGGCTATCTCGACCTGCGGTCCGCGGAGAGCGCGGGTCTTCAGACCGCGAGAATCGAGAACGGCGCCGGCAAGTTCACCGACGTCTCCACTGGCGGTGTGACGGAGGGCCTCAGCTCGGCGCGGATCACCGGCACCGGTGGTGATCTCAGCTTCGTGAACGACTACTCCGCCATGACGGCGGGCGCATACGCGATCTACCTGGTGACCTACGAGATCGTCTGTACCAGGGGGCTGGAGTTCTCCCAGAGCGCGCTGGTCAGGTCCTTCCTGACCTACGTCTCCTCCGCGGCAGGTCAGGGAGCGGCCGCCGCACTCGGCTACGCGCCGCTTCCCGAGGGTCTGCGAAGCGAGGTCCAGGCCGTGATCGACGGGATCACCTGA
- a CDS encoding globin domain-containing protein, with protein sequence MQPEPRHVRPAGDTGPGTGGGGRARRHGALATDSRLGLLATLRAAGRPLDARELAETTGFAVSTVRFHLDVLVGAGLVSARPEPRSAPGRPRVTYSPVAAGATASDPADDDGGAGYEHEQLLFVLAENLAATPAERARIARQAGQAWASRQVEKPAPAPAEGPDARPGSGPAEQARLVDQTTAIDQAAAVFAELGFDPEVEPADAPGTPGTAGVGRRMLLHSCPFRAVAAVHPDVICSVHAGLLSGLLERLGSPLVPRVVPFVEPDLCIAHLDPPPSAGPAFDSPGADGSIPSGLLPSSIPDLSTPSGSVAGGTGSGGRLVLSIESAAVVRATAPVVAAHSVEITSAFYPRLFTAHPELLRLFNQGNQANGDQRRALAASVVAYATQLIDPQAPSFQPVLERIAHKHASLGVLPEQYTIVGRNLLAAVGDVLGDAVTPEIAAAWDEVYWLFACQLIAEEARVYQRAGVDPRHIWRPWEVIRRTDETPDVISLLLLPADGQPAPPWQAGQYVSVAVDLPDGRRQPRQYTISTAPGRAGMRLTVRRVRGSDGNPDGAVSSFIHDSVDVGTVLDVSQPFGDVVLDDSFDPLLLVSAGIGITPMVAMLDHVTRTRPDRRVVVAHADHSPRSHPVRDEVRMLGRQLRRFEELTWYEQRDEAPGPGVEAGLIDADKLPVPDGVRAYLCGPLPFMRDVRASLLRRGVPAENIRYEVFGPDLWAGQL encoded by the coding sequence ATGCAGCCGGAACCGCGGCACGTCCGCCCGGCAGGTGACACCGGGCCCGGCACCGGGGGCGGCGGGCGGGCCCGGCGGCACGGCGCGCTAGCCACGGACAGCCGGCTCGGTCTGCTGGCCACCCTGCGAGCGGCCGGCCGGCCGCTCGACGCCCGGGAACTCGCCGAGACCACCGGGTTCGCCGTCTCCACCGTGCGCTTCCACCTGGACGTCCTGGTCGGAGCCGGCCTGGTCAGCGCACGGCCGGAACCCCGTTCCGCCCCCGGCCGACCGAGGGTGACCTACTCACCCGTCGCCGCCGGTGCGACGGCCAGCGACCCGGCCGACGACGACGGCGGCGCCGGCTACGAGCACGAACAGCTGCTGTTCGTGCTGGCGGAGAACCTGGCCGCCACCCCGGCCGAACGTGCCCGGATCGCGCGCCAGGCCGGACAGGCCTGGGCCAGCCGACAGGTCGAGAAACCCGCGCCAGCCCCCGCCGAAGGACCGGACGCCCGGCCGGGTTCCGGCCCCGCGGAACAGGCACGCCTGGTCGACCAGACGACCGCCATCGACCAGGCGGCCGCGGTGTTCGCCGAACTCGGCTTCGACCCCGAAGTCGAACCAGCCGACGCCCCGGGTACCCCGGGCACCGCGGGAGTGGGCCGGCGGATGCTGCTGCACTCCTGCCCGTTCCGGGCCGTGGCAGCGGTCCACCCCGACGTCATCTGCTCGGTGCACGCGGGCCTGCTCTCCGGCCTGCTCGAACGACTGGGCAGCCCGCTGGTGCCGCGCGTCGTGCCGTTCGTCGAACCAGACCTGTGCATCGCCCACCTCGATCCCCCTCCGTCAGCAGGGCCGGCCTTCGACAGCCCTGGGGCAGACGGCTCCATCCCGTCCGGGCTTCTCCCCTCATCCATCCCGGACCTATCCACCCCCTCAGGTTCCGTAGCCGGCGGAACCGGGTCAGGAGGACGACTCGTGCTCTCCATCGAATCGGCCGCTGTCGTGCGCGCCACCGCCCCGGTCGTCGCCGCCCACAGCGTCGAGATCACTTCGGCGTTCTACCCGCGGCTGTTCACCGCGCACCCCGAGCTGTTGCGCCTGTTCAACCAGGGCAACCAGGCCAACGGCGACCAGCGGCGGGCGCTGGCGGCCTCGGTGGTCGCCTACGCCACGCAGCTCATCGACCCGCAGGCCCCGTCGTTCCAGCCCGTGCTCGAGCGGATCGCCCACAAGCACGCCTCCCTGGGGGTGCTCCCCGAGCAGTACACGATCGTCGGCCGGAACCTGCTCGCCGCCGTGGGCGACGTGCTCGGCGACGCCGTCACACCCGAGATCGCCGCCGCGTGGGACGAGGTGTACTGGCTGTTCGCCTGCCAGCTCATCGCCGAGGAAGCCCGTGTCTACCAGCGAGCCGGGGTGGACCCGAGGCACATCTGGCGCCCCTGGGAGGTCATCCGCCGGACCGATGAGACGCCCGACGTCATCTCGCTGCTGCTGCTCCCCGCGGACGGCCAGCCGGCACCGCCCTGGCAGGCCGGGCAGTACGTGTCGGTCGCCGTCGACCTTCCGGACGGACGACGGCAGCCCCGGCAGTACACCATCTCCACAGCTCCCGGACGGGCCGGGATGCGCCTGACCGTCCGCCGGGTGCGTGGATCGGACGGCAACCCGGACGGGGCGGTCTCCTCGTTCATCCACGACAGCGTCGATGTCGGCACGGTGCTGGACGTGAGCCAGCCATTCGGGGACGTCGTCCTCGACGACAGCTTCGACCCGCTGCTGCTGGTCAGTGCCGGAATCGGGATCACTCCGATGGTCGCGATGCTCGACCACGTCACCCGTACGCGGCCGGACCGGCGCGTCGTCGTCGCCCACGCGGACCATTCCCCGCGGTCCCACCCGGTGCGCGACGAGGTGCGGATGCTGGGCCGCCAGCTGCGCCGTTTCGAGGAGCTGACCTGGTACGAGCAGCGCGACGAGGCGCCCGGGCCCGGGGTCGAGGCCGGCCTGATCGACGCCGACAAGCTTCCGGTCCCGGACGGCGTGCGGGCCTACCTGTGCGGACCGCTGCCGTTCATGCGGGACGTCCGGGCCAGCCTGCTCCGCCGCGGCGTGCCCGCCGAGAACATCCGGTACGAGGTCTTCGGCCCCGACCTGTGGGCCGGCCAGCTCTGA